The Arachis hypogaea cultivar Tifrunner chromosome 14, arahy.Tifrunner.gnm2.J5K5, whole genome shotgun sequence genome has a segment encoding these proteins:
- the LOC112740477 gene encoding uncharacterized protein, which translates to MDSSGSLAMMRSKHISRKIFEYKQKSRNPKSPFFYAIIFAIVFIFCYVQSKYSNSRILYFSSTNHGTDSSSFEESTTSDSENYDPLIPPANASREVRMAWFRTQIPKLELLHSTTLSQQFHDRVTGFLNKGCSVLFHIIWFSPAKHFGKREFLTMDTFFKAHPDGCLIVVSRSMDTESGYATLKPLIDRGFKVGAITPDVPFLVNNTPAEAWLELIKSGNRDPGDIPLSQNLSNLVRLAMLYKYGGGYMDTDIIVLKDFLDLRNAIGAQSLDFTTKQWNRLNNAVMMFDINHPVVWEFLQEFSTTFNGNKWGNNGPYLVSRVMARLEGHNITILPPKAFYPVDWNGIGKLYKKPEGELESRWVESQIDELSNGESYAVHLWNKRSKNLAIEDGSVMARLVSTHCVVCDTITT; encoded by the coding sequence ATGGATTCATCTGGCTCTTTGGCAATGATGCGTTCTAAACATATATCAAGGAAGATCTTTGAATACAAACAAAAAAGCCGCAACCCAAAATCACCATTCTTCTATGCCATTATCTTTGCAATAGTATTCATCTTCTGCTATGTTCAAAGCAAATACTCAAATTCTAGAATCCTTTACTTCAGTTCAACAAATCATGGAACAGATTCATCATCATTTGAAGAGTCAACAACTAGTGATTCAGAAAACTATGACCCTCTTATTCCACCGGCAAATGCATCAAGAGAAGTAAGAATGGCATGGTTCAGAACACAGATTCCTAAGCTAGAGTTACTACACTCTACAACATTGTCACAACAATTTCATGATAGAGTCACCGGTTTCTTGAACAAAGGTTGCTCTGTTCTGTTCCACATTATATGGTTTTCGCCGGCGAAACACTTTGGGAAAAGAGAATTTCTTACCATGGACACATTCTTTAAAGCGCACCCGGACGGGTGCTTAATAGTTGTGTCGAGATCAATGGACACCGAGAGTGGATATGCAACTTTGAAGCCGTTGATTGATCGCGGCttcaaagttggcgccataactCCGGACGTGCCCTTCTTGGTTAACAACACGCCGGCCGAGGCTTGGCTTGAACTGATCAAGAGTGGTAATAGAGATCCTGGAGACATTCCTCTGTCTCAAAACCTGTCGAATCTTGTTCGGCTCGCGATGTTGTACAAATATGGAGGCGGTTACATGGACACAGACATCATAGTGCTAAAAGATTTCTTGGACTTGAGGAATGCAATTGGAGCACAAAGTCTTGACTTCACTACCAAGCAATGGAATAGGTTAAACAATGCGGTTATGATGTTTGACATTAACCATCCTGTTGTGTGGGAATTTTTACAGGAATTCTCCACTACTTTCAATGGGAACAAATGGGGTAACAATGGACCATACTTGGTGTCGAGGGTTATGGCGCGGCTCGAAGGCCATAACATTACTATTTTGCCACCTAAGGCCTTCTACCCTGTGGATTGGAATGGAATTGGGAAGCTTTACAAGAAACCGGAAGGCGAATTGGAATCAAGATGGGTGGAAAGCCAGATTGATGAACTTTCTAATGGTGAGAGCTATGCTGTGCATTTgtggaacaagagaagcaagaaTTTGGCCATTGAAGACGGGAGTGTCATGGCAAGATTAGTATCCACTCACTGTGTTGTTTGTGATACCATAACAACATAA